CCGTAGTGCATAACACCTACGGCACGTGTGTAACGTGATTTGCTCACTACATGAACTTGCTACGGAATTGTATCGGTGTTTCTATGCTTTTGTTTGACCTTCATGCCAGAGCCAGATcaccctgcagttctcgcctggtttcccactgaagctaagcagggttgagcctggacAGTACGtagatgggagacctcctggggaaaactaaggttgctgctggaagtggtatcaGTGCAGCCAGCAGGGGGCGGTCATCATGTGGTCCGtatgggtcctaatgccccagtatagtgatggggacattactgtaaaaacagcactgtctttcagatgagacgttaaaccgaggtcctgactctctgcggacgttaaaaatcccaggactcCTCTTGTAAAAgggtaggggtataaccccggagtcctggcgaaattcccccattgacccttcacgatcacggccccctaataatctccatctccgaattggctacatcactctcctctcctctccactaatatctggtgtgtggtgaCGTTCTGGCGCAcgatggctgccgtcgcatcatccaggtggattctacacactagtgctggttgaggagatttctcCACCCCATACTACGTAAAGCGCTtcgagtgtctagaaaagcgtaacaaactgtaactaactaagtGAAAAATAAGagctaaaacacaaacaaacgtTTACCAGCTAGCTATCGAAATAAACTACCTCAATTTAAAAATAGCAATgtctttaaaatataatttaaaaaaaaagtattttattatcGTTTTGCTCAAGTTTACACTTATAGACAGCTTGATTTTGCTTCATATCTCAATGATTTCTGGGCAGGTTTTGCTTCTGAAGTCTACATCTATGTCAGCTTGTTCCTTGTAACCCTTCCAAGAGGTTATCTAAAGGAACGGCTCTGACGATGGTGGCCTTCAAGGGGAAAAATTCACAGCGTGTTCAAGAATATTGAAACGGAGCCCTGAAGCGAACACGCTAATCGCATTCTGAAATATGCAGAGTACGCCATTTCAAACGCGGCTCTAGATAACAAAAAACCTCATTTGAGGAAGCATGCATGGACTCCCACAAATCCCCCATTCCTGTCATGTGCAGCTCCGGTACAGGAAGGATAAGCTGCTGTCTAAGCTCAAGCCCTGTTTTCCTGTCGTGAATGAAGTGAAGGATCTCTCTAATGGCTGTGCCATCGCTGCCGTCATACACTACTACTGTCCTGGCCTGCTGCGCTTAGAAGGTAAAACCACACGGCTGTATCTCTGATTCCAATCAGCTGTATACATGTTTTGGCATTGTTTATTGTTCTCAGTCAGCCATGTCAAGCGCAGGTCAAAGTTCAGACTAAATCTGCAAGGTGTTAGGTTTGTGATTGCACTTTGATATTCGTATCTTTATATTtatcctccatttttttttactttggtggtttctctctctctcgtgctctttctctcacgCAGATGTTTGTATGAAGGAATCCATGTCTTTGGCCGACAGTCTTTATAATCTGCAGCTCATTCTTGAGTTCTGTGAAAGTTGTCTGAAGAGCTGCTGCCCCCTGGTGTTGGAGGACATGCTTTACAGCCCACCTGAATTACAGGTACACCATTATTTTGCCTTTATTTATAGTAGGttcttaaaatttatttatttattttttctgcatgtgttgttttgtgtgtaattCTGGAGTATTTGTTGTGCAGGTTAATATGCTGAGCTTTCTGGCAGAGCTCTTGTATTGGTTTGAAGTGTCGAAGCCTGACTTTGTTCAGCCTCTGAACGCCACAGGTTAGAGACAGTGATTCTTACGAACACAGAATTTCTCTAAGGTCTGCAGTTCTTTTGCTCTAAAAATTCATCAAAGTACTTTGCATGATAAAACATTATTGTCTTCCATCGTAAGTGACTCTGGTGATCATCAAATAATCAGATGTACACTGAAGTATCGAATGCTGTAGTGCTCGTCTAATGGCCTTTTCTAGAGAGCTTGTGAAGTTGTTGAGGGAAAGGACTGCTGGGATATTTGATACTCATATGACGTTTTCTCCTCAGAGTCCTCTGGAGGTTCAGAAAATGGCAACAGAGGCTCTGGCAGCAGGTACGTGGACACGCAGTACACAGCATGCTTCACACAAAagtgtgttttgcttttgaaATGAGGTTAACTATAAGTATTTGTGTCTCCTTTGTTCTATCAGCTCTCCCTCGTTATTTAAAAAGCCTTTCTTGCCAATATCCCCTGCCACACCAATTCCAGGTAAGCGGAAGCATAACGCAGCCTCTGAGCGCTCCCAGGTCTTGTTTCTTGCCGCACGTTGTCGTTTCACCATCACTTCTTTGTGGATTTTTATTGCGCGTCGCTGGAATGTACTCGTGTAACGCAGGCATTTCAGCACATAGTGTGTATATCCATCCGTTAACAttagtctgtgtgtttttctgcatctctgTGTGATCAGGCTCACTGACTCAGTCTACCTCAATGTCTCATGTAGAGGCAGCTGGACGATCATGGACTAAAAACCCTCTCAGGTAAAACCCTGAATTTCAGTTGCGCTATTTTAAATTCTCGTATTCGTTTGCAACTCAgattttgctcatttttcttttccgGATGTGTCTAGTCGTCCCCTGTCATCTGCTGTGTCCTTCAGTATCCCCTTTGGTCTCGACAGTGATGTGGACATAGTGATGGGTAACCCTGTAATCATGCGCTCCGTCAGCTCGGATAACATCAATCCTGCGGGACAGCCTGTGAAGCGTGCCCATTACACCCCTCCGGAGGACATCAGCAGGTCTCCAGGACCTAACGGCCCCCAGCGTGCCTCTTGGGCCTCCCGTAGTCCTGCAGTGCCCCTTTTGGCCGAGGAGAACGGCCTCGACGAGGGTGACGCGGCGGAGTTGCCCACCATCGAGGAAGCCTTGCAAATCATTCACAATGAGGGAAAAATGGAGCCTCGTTTACATCCGGATGGAGCGCCTGATGGGTTCTATTTGCACTCGCCGGACGACCCAGCCAGTCGTAGACATAACGGTAGCCCTGCTATCCTCAGCGGCTCCGCCCCTTCCGGGGCAGGAATGCAGTACAGGCCGATGGGAAATGCAAGCTGCACCAGACGTACGTCTGATGGCTCACGTGACGACGACTCTGTACTAAGAGATGGCAGCGTGGACTCTGATGCCTCGGAGGATCTTCCAAAAACTCAATCCACACCCGCCACGCCTGCAGGTGGTGCCCGGGTGGCTAATTCGTCTGGGCAAGAGACCCCAGACAGCGGTGTGAAGATGACCAGTTTCGCTGAGCGTAAAAAGAAACTGGCACAGGAGCAGCCGATTCCCGACGAGGACCCGCAGATGACCAGCTGGGCAGCTAAAAAGACACAGGAGAGCCCCAGCAAAAGTCCGGCACTCACCAGTGAAATGTCGGAGCTTGGGGCAAGACTGGAGGAGAAGCGCAAGGCCATCGAGGCTCAGAAGAGGCGTATCGAGGCCATTTTTGCCAAGCATCGACAGAGGCTGGGCAAGAGCGCCTTCTTGCAGTTGAAGAAAGAGCAGGAAGAAGACGTTGAGGGGGTCAGCGCAGAGGAAGACGTAAGACGCATGTCGCTGGATGAGAGACTAGCACGCATGGAGAAAGATGAAGAAAGTGAGGCGAAGCAGGAGAAGGAGCGCCCTCCAGATGACAGGAAGGTTCAAACTTCTGCGCAGCAGGCCTCTAAAGACAAAACGGTGGCAGGAACGTCGGGTGAGAAGACCGGTGTACCATTGGGTGATTATAACAATGCAGTGTCAAAACTGAACGCAGCTCTGAGCTCGCTGCAGAGTGATGTGCAGCGCTTGTCCGAGCAGCAGAACCAGCTGTTGTTGAAGAAAATCCCCTCTGCCAACCAAACATGGGTCATCCCACCCAGCACGAAGAGCTCCACTGCAGCAGGACCTCCACGCCTGTCCAGGGAGTCAACTCGTGACTTGATACCCAACTCTGCCTCCTCATCCCCTTCCCCATCTCGCAGAATCAGCTCTCAAGCCATTCCCCCGAAATCGCCTGGCTCTCACCGCCGGGCTCAATCTGCACCTCCAAAAAGCCCCAAAAATCAGCACCACTCAAGGTCTGCAGATCCAAAGATGCCCACGCTCACCCGGGTCATCACGGCCCCACATTGTGTGGACAGTATGCCTCATCGACGGAAAGTATCCCCTTGGCACTACAGAGACCAGACTTCATCCTCCTTCAGCTTCGGCTCGTCAGTCTCCCAGAGCGACTCGCGTCCTCCCTCTCGGCCCCTCAGCGAGGACACGAGCGACGACCAAACCGTTTTCAGCCTGGAACTAGATGGAGGCTCCAACCATTTTCCTGGCAGGAAGGAACATCATGGAGGCAGCAGCTCAGGCGCTCCATCAGAGTGTTCCTTTGAAAGCGACATCCCAGCATCAGCCTTCACCCGCAAACCCAGCAGTCTGATCGAGATCCCGCTGTCCTCTCTGAGTGGGCTGGACGGAGAGGATGCTGAACATGGCCTTGACGCCGCCTCTGACTCCATGAGCGATCACACCGAGCCGGAGACGAAGAGTGGTATCGGCTTTTTCTTTAAGGTCAGTGCAGTGACACGGCTGTGTTTTTGCTCGCGTATGTAAACACAGCATGTgcgtaacattttttttttttgaaacctTTTTCAGCAGGACGAGGCTCGACCAGAGGACGAGATGGCTCAGAGGAGAGCTGCACTGCTGGAAAAGCAGCAAAAGAGAGCAGAGGAAATTAAGAGGAAGAGACAGGAGCAGGAACGAGAGAAGGAGGCGAGGTGAGTTTCCATGACCTAATTCTGATATTGCCCACTTAATGCTGGATCTATTTTGAATCTAAAAGCATGCTTGGATCCTGGCAAGTCCTGGACGGACACGGCGTTGTCGTTGAGTGGTTCCCTTTTCGAGAAGACATTAAACGATGGCCCTTAACGACTGGAAGTGAAGAAAATTGTATTTAATGGTGCAGTTTATCGTGTTTAGCGCCCTCTGCTGTCTGTCAGATGAATTACAATTGCAGTGAAAAAATCAATCCAATCTCACCCACTTTGTTGAAACTACAGACCTGGGCGCATCAGTTTTTGCTGGGGTGGGGctcatttctgggccagaaaatgtaacagaaaaaaacaacaacttgaaagtaaagaatgactgttacaaaacacttTTTCTAGGTTTTGAAATGATAGCCCTAGAGCTTTCAAAAAATACAAACTGCAACTTTAATTAATCtgagaaataaattaattaattaatatccttgttggtttttttttttcccagtgtatATTAGTATGTATAATAAAGAAATGACCTGATTTACTCTGATGTACAGAACTGTAGTAAATGATGCCTTCATAGTTAAGGAGGTATGGAACCACGGAGTTGCAGCCCTGTTCTCGTACTTGTTAGTCACTATGTGACCGTCCGTCCCACAGCAGACGCAATTCCGTGGATGAGCTGGAGCGACCCCGGACGCCCTCCACACCTCCGCCAGCTCGCACACCTCCCGCAGCGCACACTCCTCCTCCCGACGGATCTCAGCACCGACGCGGAACCTTTACTAGGCAAGAGTACGAATGGCGCCATCAGCTCAAGATCATGGAAGACCTGGACAAGGCGCTGCGCCAGAAACCCACCACTGTCCGAGGTGTCAAGAAACAGCGGCCCAAAACGGTGTTCCGGGATGATTCGGACCTCTCCCGCAGCCCAGCTAAAGGGTTGCTGGGTAAGTGTCATTTCATAAAGAATGAATTATTCTCCTTAATTCAAGCCTGTGAAGGTGCTGATCTGTTTGTGAACGCTTTCCTGTAGGTTCTAGACTGAATAAAGTGTATTCTCATTCCACGATGAACCTGTCCTCCGTGGCCAATGATACTGGGACACTTACCATCAAGAAATCCCCAAGGTAACTATAAGGATTCGAGTGCATTGTGTTATTAGTTGATCTACTTGTCTGTCTTCGTCTTGGTCTTGAGCCTGACTTGAAATAACAGAATGTATAACGCACAGCACAGTTATTCAATCTGAGTAACTCCTGTTCCTGGTTTGCAGTCGCTCTCACTCTCCATCAAGACTGATGTCTCCGGGCCGTATGGCCACACAGAATGGTGATAAGGACTGGGAGAATGCATCCACCCTTTCTTCCCCAGCTTCCATCCCTGAGTACACCGGTACAGTATCACAGGATCATACACTTCCTCCTGAGTGCTAATTTTGGGTTATAATCCTCTATAATCACTGTTCTTTTATCACGTTTGATATTGTATTGTACGGTATAACATGTCCCAAAAcatttgtatcttttttttttttttttttgcctcaggACCCAAACTATATAAAGAGCCAAGCTTCAAATCCAACAAGTTCATTATCCACAATGCCATCTCGCGCTGCTGTTTGGCAGGAAAGGTCAACGAACCGCAGAAAAACAAGATCATTGAGGTGAGAGACCTCACAGTCGTCTTCCTCGGGTTGTGTTCTTGTTGTTTCCCTCCCATTGCATTCTTCCATTTTTCACGTCTATCCCTTAGGAAATGGAGAAGAGCAGCGCCAACCACTTCCTCATCCTCTTCCGGGATTCGAGCTGCCAGTTCCGGGCGGTTTACACCATGAACCCGGAGACGGAGGAACTGGTGCGTCTGACTGGCATCGGCCCGCGGATCGTCAGCCTCTCCATGGTCGAGTCTATCTACAAATACAGCTCCGACCGCAAGCAGTTCTCGGTCATCCCGTCCAAAACCATGTCCATGAGCGTGGACGCTTTCACCATCCCCGGCCAGCTGTGGCAGACCAAGCGGCCCGGGACGCCCAAAAAGCTCGGAACACCAAAGTGAAGCTGACGGAGTATCTGAGGTGTCCTAGatcttttctttccccctcccCTAGCGGCAGAACGGTTCAGAATCGGAGCTGGCGTGGCTCCGGGAGAGTGGGAGAATCCGTAACTGTGTGGGAGTAAtagaaaagaacacacaatcCTCAGAGACCTATTAGCGACCCTTGCAGAACACCTCTGTGTGCATCTGCTTCAGATTTCAAAATCAAAAAAAGGAagaatgccattttttttttttttttgttccaagcCGTCACAACTCTAAATGCTGGCCAACTGGAATATCTTGTACAAAAAACCCCTATATACGTGTACTTTTCACGCTGAAACGACAGAAGTCACCATCTTCCATTCCTTCATACTAGAATGAACTGATTCCGTCATCTCAGATCACCAGTGTGGAATGAAGCGCTAACACGAACACTAAACTCGCTGCTTTGCGGAATTACACCAGAGCATaatctctgcctctcttttaTATACCTTCCTCTTTTCCTCGTTTTTGCTTCCCGTTTTGCTCTAATCTCAAAACAGACCTAAAACTAGACTATGAATGTAGGGCACAAGCCAGCCAAGGGCTTCTCGTTTGGTCATTCGTCATACAGGACTGGGATTTAGAAATCTTCCATGATTTAGGGTGCTTGGTTATGCTCCTGTGCCTCTTGCTAACTGTCTGAAATGTGAAGTATGTGCCTCTCGCTAACACTCACTCTCCTCTGCCTAGCCCTTACTCTTACTTAAAGTAGACGTCTGGATGTgtaagggttttttgtttgtttgtttgttttttttttgatatccGAGTAGACCACACGGGCCTCAGGTGAGCTTCATTTCCACGTCGGTTTATTAAGAACGAATGGACAACGACCAACACGAGATGTGcttttacattaataataaggTATTTTTACTCTACTCggctgtgattaaaaaaaataaataaataaaaaaaagtagggCGGAGGGAAAAAGAATCTGTGATGTATCATGTAATGTATATTATGAATGctgttaatgattttttttttttttttttttcctccccatttTTGACAATGATTTGTATATGGCGAAGAGAACATTTGTAAGATATGAATAAGCTGCCGTGTGGCTTCAGCGTTAGCAGTTCCgaatgggggtgtgtgtgtgtgggtgtgtgtgggtgtgtgtgtgggtgtgtgtgggtgtgtgtgggtgtgtgtgggtgtgtgtgtgtgtgtgtgtgtatgaaagaaCGATCGAACGAGTGATGAGAGCTAACAGAGAGGACGGGGGAGGGGATTAAGAAATAAAGATTGAACATCTGCAGAAATGTGATTTCTCTTATTTAAAGGTTGAAAAGTACTTCTCTGTGAGCGAACATAGAGCAGGCAACGGTggattaaaacattattattattattattattattattagattgaGGCTTGTGTCTCAAAATTTGATAGTGATCTCAAGAACGAGTTCAAATCAGTGTATCGGCCTTGTTCGTTTCGGGTGTAGTGCGAGTGACCGACTTTTCTTTACCCAGAGTGCATGTGGTCTGTCTTTCCTCAGAAAACCTGATCTAAGCACTAGAACAAGTCTCCCGTGTGTGTTGGCCATTCGCAGTCTGAAGTGAAGATGTGAATATTTTTGTACAGAGAAACATTGTGAAGGTATTGAATAAGTGTATAATTAAGtgatatggtgtgtgtgtgtgtgtgtgtgtgtgtgtgtgtgttgatccGTATGAGAGAATGATTGATATTAATAGTGATAAAACGGAGTCAGTGCAATCGTCCTGTAAAAtgctttggtttatttattaggAAGGGACTAGCTggaattattcttttttttttttctctttattgttctgtttcagatttttattatttatgttgtgGTGAATCACGTTCATTTCGTACTTTAAAGGCACATTGgccacttttcttttcttacgtCACTGTGTTTGTCAGTCCGATCGTTCTGTCCTGCCCAATTGTTCATCGTTACGGATCCGTCAGCTGGAGCGACGGGCTCCgattaataaaatcatttttaaatcatcacTGTTGATCACCACTCgcttcattcatttgtttgtgggTCTTCGGTTCATTTttcaacccaaaaaaaaaaaaaaaaaaattgattagcATGCATAAATATTATTTCGCATCATTCCACTTCCTTCCATGTATCGATAAAAAGGCACTTTCAGTTCAAATAAGGATCTGAAGTGCTGAATtgccattaaaaataaaaataaaaaaaggaatgaattACAACCCGAGAGTGAACGTTTTAAAAACCAGTCGCAACAAAGTCTTTACTTGCCGTGTTCTTAATGCTATTTATTCAGCGCTACTGAatcctcgattctgattggccagaaaatGTTGATTGATTTCTCTGACagtagtttatattaatgcgcacGTCTATGTCTAATaataaaactgattaaaaaggCGTtacttaataaagaaaaatatctaaTCATTGATAGTTTTATGCACTCGTATGTTTaacatctatggaaggagtctccagtatcagtgatttatttatttattaattattattattattattattattattattattttaaataatttagtacGTTTTCAGCCACAGGAAAcgtttccattttctttttcctcagtAATGAAGCAGACATAAAGTATGGCATGTActttcatttacacacaaaaaaaaaagatgtagcAAATTAGCCGTGGCATAAGAAGAATAAATCActttaggatgtgctgttatattgGTAACGGTCACTTCATGTCATCATACCATcattttgttgattattttcctgtaacagcacttcccaagtgttatttattattcaacCCATGTTCCACACTTTCTAAGCGACCCTTCACTTCAAATATGAATCAATTTATTCATGTGTCCTTGTTCCATACACACGTTTTCATTTCACTTGCATGCAATTCTGTGAATGTAAAACACCAAAGCATATGACTATAATTTCAGGGCTTTATTTTGACTGCAGGAATGTTTAACAATACGGTCAGTTAAAGTggggtttttaaatttttttaaaattcttgcACTGAGTCAAAGCTGTTGACTTTAGAGTAAGTAAAGCTCTAATAAACACTGATGATGGTACAGAAAACCAGTTGATGGGGAAGAACGTGCACAATGGATTTGCTTTAATCCTCTGCACAGGATGCGCTTCATTATCGTGTCAGGTGTGTTTGGCGTGCAGCATCTCGGTCAGCAGGGAGTTACAGGGCAGGTCCCCCAGCAGGTGGCGCTGGTACAGGTACTCCTCCACCTGCAGGCTGATGCTGCGCACTTCAGGCAGCCGGAGCAGAAGCTGGCCGAATTTATCCGACTGGCCTGGGTGTGTGTGCAGCGTGTGCTCCATCAGAGCCCTGTTCACTCGCTCCTGAGTGCGCTCCACCTGCCTGCGGTCCTGCACTGACTTcacatctgtaacacacacacgttcacatgtTAATGTGTATTTCACCAGCGGAAACCATTTGCGTAACTTTACTAGTGAAGGAACCAGGAACCTTTTTCTCTGAACGAAGAACTATTAGAATTTAGTTGCTATAATAAATGTTGATTGGTTAAATGGCACAGTGGGTTAGTTGCTAGTACGTTTGCCTTGTAcatctggggttgggggttcgattcccgtctacgccctgtgtgtgctgagttt
The sequence above is drawn from the Ictalurus furcatus strain D&B chromosome 24, Billie_1.0, whole genome shotgun sequence genome and encodes:
- the camsap3 gene encoding calmodulin-regulated spectrin-associated protein 3 isoform X2; this encodes MVDSNAMRKTFVVPDVKPLDQYDINRAKICASVGWLLAKSYGNADSVPAELRDPFYLDQYEQEHLKPPVTRLLQSPELYCRTYGLLLAGGPGANGTPTDNTVLLQTLSQKGLTPRDQNTPVTEADLRHKPIKMSAHLAVMDALMAVGAMETVRASGGVERLGGEDDWERTLLHWVNTLNKKLKERTESDQTQQSTEPQPVQASLRYRKDKLLSKLKPCFPVVNEVKDLSNGCAIAAVIHYYCPGLLRLEDVCMKESMSLADSLYNLQLILEFCESCLKSCCPLVLEDMLYSPPELQVNMLSFLAELLYWFEVSKPDFVQPLNATESSGGSENGNRGSGSSSPSLFKKPFLPISPATPIPGSLTQSTSMSHVEAAGRSWTKNPLSRPLSSAVSFSIPFGLDSDVDIVMGNPVIMRSVSSDNINPAGQPVKRAHYTPPEDISRSPGPNGPQRASWASRSPAVPLLAEENGLDEGDAAELPTIEEALQIIHNEGKMEPRLHPDGAPDGFYLHSPDDPASRRHNGSPAILSGSAPSGAGMQYRPMGNASCTRRTSDGSRDDDSVLRDGSVDSDASEDLPKTQSTPATPAGGARVANSSGQETPDSGVKMTSFAERKKKLAQEQPIPDEDPQMTSWAAKKTQESPSKSPALTSEMSELGARLEEKRKAIEAQKRRIEAIFAKHRQRLGKSAFLQLKKEQEEDVEGVSAEEDVRRMSLDERLARMEKDEESEAKQEKERPPDDRKVQTSAQQASKDKTVAGTSGEKTGVPLGDYNNAVSKLNAALSSLQSDVQRLSEQQNQLLLKKIPSANQTWVIPPSTKSSTAAGPPRLSRESTRDLIPNSASSSPSPSRRISSQAIPPKSPGSHRRAQSAPPKSPKNQHHSRSADPKMPTLTRVITAPHCVDSMPHRRKVSPWHYRDQTSSSFSFGSSVSQSDSRPPSRPLSEDTSDDQTVFSLELDGGSNHFPGRKEHHGGSSSGAPSECSFESDIPASAFTRKPSSLIEIPLSSLSGLDGEDAEHGLDAASDSMSDHTEPETKSGIGFFFKQDEARPEDEMAQRRAALLEKQQKRAEEIKRKRQEQEREKEARRNSVDELERPRTPSTPPPARTPPAAHTPPPDGSQHRRGTFTRQEYEWRHQLKIMEDLDKALRQKPTTVRGVKKQRPKTVFRDDSDLSRSPAKGLLGSRLNKVYSHSTMNLSSVANDTGTLTIKKSPSRSHSPSRLMSPGRMATQNGDKDWENASTLSSPASIPEYTGPKLYKEPSFKSNKFIIHNAISRCCLAGKVNEPQKNKIIEEMEKSSANHFLILFRDSSCQFRAVYTMNPETEELVRLTGIGPRIVSLSMVESIYKYSSDRKQFSVIPSKTMSMSVDAFTIPGQLWQTKRPGTPKKLGTPK
- the camsap3 gene encoding calmodulin-regulated spectrin-associated protein 3 isoform X1, whose product is MVDSNAMRKTFVVPDVKPLDQYDINRAKICASVGWLLAKSYGNADSVPAELRDPFYLDQYEQEHLKPPVTRLLQSPELYCRTYGLLLAGGPGANGTPTDNTVLLQTLSQKGLTPRDQNTPVTEADLRHKPIKMSAHLAVMDALMAVGAMETVRASGGVERLGGEDDWERTLLHWVNTLNKKLKERTESDQTQQSTEPQPVQASLRYRKDKLLSKLKPCFPVVNEVKDLSNGCAIAAVIHYYCPGLLRLEDVCMKESMSLADSLYNLQLILEFCESCLKSCCPLVLEDMLYSPPELQVNMLSFLAELLYWFEVSKPDFVQPLNATESSGGSENGNRGSGSSSPSLFKKPFLPISPATPIPGSLTQSTSMSHVEAAGRSWTKNPLSRPLSSAVSFSIPFGLDSDVDIVMGNPVIMRSVSSDNINPAGQPVKRAHYTPPEDISRSPGPNGPQRASWASRSPAVPLLAEENGLDEGDAAELPTIEEALQIIHNEGKMEPRLHPDGAPDGFYLHSPDDPASRRHNGSPAILSGSAPSGAGMQYRPMGNASCTRRTSDGSRDDDSVLRDGSVDSDASEDLPKTQSTPATPAGGARVANSSGQETPDSGVKMTSFAERKKKLAQEQPIPDEDPQMTSWAAKKTQESPSKSPALTSEMSELGARLEEKRKAIEAQKRRIEAIFAKHRQRLGKSAFLQLKKEQEEDVEGVSAEEDVRRMSLDERLARMEKDEESEAKQEKERPPDDRKVQTSAQQASKDKTVAGTSGEKTGVPLGDYNNAVSKLNAALSSLQSDVQRLSEQQNQLLLKKIPSANQTWVIPPSTKSSTAAGPPRLSRESTRDLIPNSASSSPSPSRRISSQAIPPKSPGSHRRAQSAPPKSPKNQHHSRSADPKMPTLTRVITAPHCVDSMPHRRKVSPWHYRDQTSSSFSFGSSVSQSDSRPPSRPLSEDTSDDQTVFSLELDGGSNHFPGRKEHHGGSSSGAPSECSFESDIPASAFTRKPSSLIEIPLSSLSGLDGEDAEHGLDAASDSMSDHTEPETKSGIGFFFKQDEARPEDEMAQRRAALLEKQQKRAEEIKRKRQEQEREKEASRRNSVDELERPRTPSTPPPARTPPAAHTPPPDGSQHRRGTFTRQEYEWRHQLKIMEDLDKALRQKPTTVRGVKKQRPKTVFRDDSDLSRSPAKGLLGSRLNKVYSHSTMNLSSVANDTGTLTIKKSPSRSHSPSRLMSPGRMATQNGDKDWENASTLSSPASIPEYTGPKLYKEPSFKSNKFIIHNAISRCCLAGKVNEPQKNKIIEEMEKSSANHFLILFRDSSCQFRAVYTMNPETEELVRLTGIGPRIVSLSMVESIYKYSSDRKQFSVIPSKTMSMSVDAFTIPGQLWQTKRPGTPKKLGTPK